One window from the genome of Pedobacter schmidteae encodes:
- a CDS encoding MBG domain-containing protein, translated as MNKFFTKNIKVLGLFILFSCISLVAAAQYTATTITSEGLYTALAKDGSNNFIYFSRAKTGSSGLLYEIVRRHLTTNAELVLITDLTHTVTEYPFGIAVASNGTVFISTDFAAPAEGKIIKLTPNAGATIYTPSDFQTGRYFTALAIDTQDKLYATEYNGTGYSVVKYNDINTANSTGVSLYSTLKSAPGYSYPTGLAVGINGDVFVADAFSNDGIGTDGGKVIKLTASTAYTPSDVSTGKYATSIALDNFGNLYSNENSGSSVLDYKLVKYTGATGTPSVIYGSLNTDGIYYPWGVVFIGNEIYGVNGNNATTATGGEIIKHTQLDVTAPAVPTNLTAIPGNKSNVLNWTGVGDADLLGYNIYGGTSQNPTTLIGGVPAGTTTFIHTGLASGTLYYYKVASSDDKFNVSGKSVEASSTPFLLAGGPGTLPAATFNEAYSQTLTATGGTGPYTFSVIGTLPGGLSLNSGIISGTPTAAGTYNFSIRTTESSPAPGPYFEDIAYTLVVNLAPPVFTFAATDTKTYGAADYTLTATSTNTTTPITYALTGTGATVSPTGTVHITGAGTVTITASQVGNASYGPGSATQTLTIGKKALTIAANHKTKTYGQALTNNAASTDFVATGLVVPETIGTVNVVYGTGTLATEAVATYTGTVTATAAAGGTFNANNYDITYTPGNIIVNQAPLTVTASNVNKAYGQVLTDGAGATAFTSSGLQNGETIGSISVAYAGGALANDPINTYLAAITASNATAGTFTPANYAITYVKGNVIVDKAALTITANNRNKTYGTLATFVGTEFTTSGLVNGNTVTGVTLTSTGAAATSTVAGGPYLIVPALATGTGLNNYTITYTNGSLTVDKQDLVVVNTDRAKTYGDVLTNASFTGSLTGVVNGDNITLTRNSTGAVATAVTGTTYPIVATLSDPGSKLANYNLTNTNGTLTVDKKALTVTASNRTKTYGDAVTFTGTEFSQAGLINGNTLTGVTLNSTGAAATAVASVTPYPIIPTVAVGAGLDNYAITYVNGGLSVDQKALTVVNDNRSKAYGDVLTNADFTGSLTGIVNGDNITLTRSSTGEVATAVTGTTYPIVATLADPDSKLSNYTLNNPDGTLTVGKKALTITADNRNKTYGTLATFAGTEFTTLGLINGNTVTGVTLTSTGAAAASTVAGGPYPIVPTVATGTGLNNYTITYVNGSLAIDKQNLVVVNTDRTKTYGDVLTNASFTGSITGVVNGDNITLTRNSTGAIATAVTTSTYPIIATLADPGNKLDNYNVTNTNGTLTVDKKALTITASNRTKTYGDAVTFTGTEFSQTGLINGNTVTGVTLNSTGAAATAVASLTPYPIVPTVAVGAGLDNYAITYVNGGLSVDQKALTVVNDNRSKAYGDVLTNADFTGSLTGIVNGDNITLTRSSTGEVATAVTGTTYPIVAALADPDSKLSNYTLNNPAGTLTVGKKALTITADNRNKTYGTLATFAGTEFTPVGLINGNTVTGVTLTSTGASAAATVAGGPYPIVPTIATGTGLNNYTITYVNGSLAIDKQNLVVVNTDRAKTYGDVLTNTDFTGSLTGVVNGDNITLTRNSTGAIATAVTGTTYPIVATLSDPGSKLANYNLTNTNGTLTVDKKALTITASNRTKTYGDAVTFAGTEFSQAGLINGNTVTGVTLNSTGAAATAVASVTPYPIVPTVAVGTGLDNYTITYLNGGLTVDRKALTITASNRIKTYGDAVTFAGTEFTQVGLINGNTITGVTLTSPGAVATATIAGSTYPIVPSAAIGTGLDSYAITYANGTLTVNKKALTITADNKEKFAGTANPTLTASYNGFANGETNTVLTTQPALSTTAVTTSPIGDYPITVGGAAAANYNISYVAGNLKIKPGAPTSITLAGVTLYENSASGTNAGTLSSTSDDPSATFTYTLVAGTGDTDNALFAISGNKINTAAVLDFENKATYKVRVRSTTQYNLWLEKELTINLTDVNEIPTLAAIGNQTICFTTTAQTVALTGISAGPETAQTTVLSVSSNNAGLFENLTVTGSGATGTLNYRIKAGAIAGTATVTVTVKDNGGTANGGVDTYSRTFVITVNALPVVSINSDKGLQISKGETVLLTATGGTSYSWATTNSSAGPFNVPALKVRPSQTTTYTVTATNASGCQDVQTITITVVEDYAKIKATNILSPNGDGYNDKWVIDNIDFYPNNEVKIFDKAGRLMYSKKGYDNSWDGMLNGLPLAEGTYYYVIDFGTSRPRFKGFITVVRQD; from the coding sequence CGAATATCCATTTGGTATAGCGGTAGCTTCCAATGGAACTGTATTCATTTCTACAGATTTTGCCGCTCCGGCCGAGGGAAAGATCATTAAATTGACCCCAAATGCCGGCGCAACAATTTATACACCAAGTGATTTTCAGACCGGAAGGTATTTTACGGCTCTGGCCATAGATACACAGGATAAGCTTTATGCAACGGAATACAATGGGACGGGGTACAGTGTTGTCAAATACAACGATATCAATACAGCAAATTCCACGGGAGTTTCTCTTTACTCCACGCTAAAGTCTGCTCCCGGTTACAGTTATCCTACCGGACTGGCTGTGGGCATTAATGGCGATGTGTTTGTTGCCGATGCCTTTAGTAATGATGGAATAGGTACGGATGGGGGCAAGGTAATCAAACTGACCGCCAGTACAGCTTATACCCCAAGTGACGTGTCGACAGGTAAATATGCTACTTCAATTGCACTGGATAACTTTGGGAACCTTTACTCTAACGAAAACTCAGGGTCATCGGTACTGGATTATAAACTGGTTAAATATACAGGTGCTACGGGTACCCCTTCGGTAATTTATGGAAGCTTAAATACCGATGGTATATATTACCCATGGGGAGTGGTTTTTATAGGAAATGAGATATATGGTGTAAATGGCAATAATGCTACTACCGCAACCGGAGGGGAAATTATCAAACATACTCAGCTTGATGTGACGGCGCCTGCCGTTCCTACCAACCTTACGGCAATCCCGGGAAACAAATCAAATGTATTAAACTGGACCGGAGTGGGCGATGCCGATTTGCTGGGTTATAACATATACGGAGGTACCAGCCAAAATCCAACTACACTGATTGGTGGAGTTCCGGCGGGCACTACGACTTTTATTCATACAGGACTTGCCTCCGGTACATTGTATTACTATAAAGTAGCCTCATCGGATGATAAATTTAATGTTAGCGGCAAATCTGTAGAAGCTTCTTCCACACCTTTCCTGCTGGCCGGTGGACCAGGTACGTTACCGGCTGCTACTTTTAACGAAGCCTATTCACAAACTTTAACCGCTACAGGAGGTACCGGGCCATACACTTTTAGTGTAATCGGAACTTTACCTGGTGGCCTAAGTTTAAATAGTGGCATAATATCAGGCACGCCTACTGCTGCAGGTACCTATAATTTTAGCATACGCACTACCGAGTCATCTCCGGCTCCCGGACCTTATTTCGAAGATATTGCCTATACTTTAGTTGTAAACCTGGCTCCGCCAGTATTTACTTTTGCCGCCACCGATACCAAAACTTATGGAGCTGCAGATTATACTTTAACTGCAACAAGTACCAATACCACTACGCCAATTACCTATGCGCTAACTGGTACTGGAGCTACAGTAAGCCCAACGGGAACGGTACACATTACAGGCGCGGGAACCGTTACCATCACCGCCAGTCAGGTGGGTAATGCAAGTTACGGACCAGGATCGGCAACGCAAACTTTAACCATAGGTAAAAAGGCGCTTACCATTGCGGCAAACCATAAGACCAAAACCTACGGACAGGCATTGACCAATAATGCTGCTTCTACTGATTTTGTGGCGACAGGCCTGGTAGTTCCTGAAACTATAGGTACGGTAAACGTTGTTTACGGAACGGGTACCTTGGCTACCGAAGCTGTTGCAACCTACACCGGAACTGTGACTGCGACAGCTGCAGCAGGTGGTACTTTTAATGCAAATAATTACGACATTACTTATACTCCGGGCAACATCATTGTAAACCAGGCGCCATTAACCGTTACTGCAAGTAATGTCAATAAGGCATATGGGCAGGTGTTGACGGATGGAGCCGGAGCTACTGCCTTTACTTCTTCCGGACTACAGAACGGAGAGACTATTGGCAGTATAAGTGTAGCTTATGCCGGCGGAGCATTAGCCAATGATCCCATAAACACATACCTTGCTGCTATTACCGCCAGCAACGCAACAGCGGGTACATTTACCCCGGCCAACTATGCAATCACGTATGTAAAGGGTAATGTTATTGTTGATAAAGCTGCGCTGACCATTACCGCTAATAACCGCAACAAAACTTACGGAACACTGGCTACTTTTGTTGGAACGGAATTTACTACCTCAGGTTTGGTTAATGGAAATACCGTAACAGGAGTAACTTTAACCAGTACAGGGGCTGCAGCAACATCTACAGTTGCGGGTGGTCCATATCTGATTGTACCTGCCTTAGCCACAGGAACAGGATTGAACAACTATACCATTACCTATACAAACGGTAGCTTAACCGTAGATAAACAGGATCTGGTAGTGGTAAATACCGACCGCGCTAAAACTTATGGTGATGTATTGACCAATGCCAGCTTTACAGGTAGCCTTACCGGTGTGGTCAATGGCGATAACATTACGTTGACCAGGAACAGTACAGGAGCAGTAGCTACGGCTGTAACAGGTACCACCTATCCAATTGTGGCTACCCTGTCCGATCCGGGCAGTAAGCTGGCCAACTATAACCTGACCAATACCAACGGTACTTTAACCGTTGATAAAAAAGCGCTGACCGTTACGGCCAGTAACCGTACCAAAACTTATGGCGATGCGGTAACTTTTACAGGAACAGAGTTTAGTCAGGCAGGTCTGATCAATGGTAATACCCTAACGGGTGTAACCTTAAACAGTACCGGTGCGGCAGCTACGGCTGTGGCCTCAGTAACCCCATATCCAATTATACCAACAGTTGCAGTAGGAGCTGGGTTGGATAACTATGCCATTACTTATGTAAACGGAGGATTGAGCGTAGACCAAAAAGCGCTTACCGTGGTAAACGATAACCGTTCAAAAGCGTATGGTGATGTGCTGACCAATGCTGATTTTACAGGTAGCCTTACCGGTATTGTCAATGGTGACAACATTACCTTAACCAGGAGCAGTACAGGTGAAGTAGCTACCGCAGTAACAGGTACCACTTATCCAATTGTGGCTACCCTGGCCGATCCGGACAGTAAACTGAGCAATTATACCTTAAACAATCCTGACGGTACTTTAACGGTAGGAAAGAAAGCCTTAACCATTACGGCCGATAACCGCAATAAAACTTACGGAACGCTGGCTACTTTTGCCGGCACAGAGTTTACGACCTTAGGTCTGATCAATGGCAATACCGTAACAGGAGTTACCTTAACCAGTACAGGTGCCGCGGCAGCATCAACAGTTGCGGGTGGCCCATATCCTATTGTACCTACAGTAGCTACCGGAACAGGCCTAAACAACTATACCATTACTTATGTAAATGGTAGCTTAGCCATAGATAAACAGAATCTGGTGGTGGTCAATACCGATCGCACTAAAACTTATGGTGATGTATTGACCAATGCCAGCTTTACAGGAAGTATTACAGGCGTGGTCAATGGTGATAACATTACGTTGACCAGGAACAGTACCGGTGCTATAGCTACAGCTGTAACTACTAGTACCTACCCAATTATAGCTACTTTGGCCGATCCGGGGAATAAGCTGGACAATTATAATGTAACCAATACCAACGGTACTTTAACCGTTGATAAAAAAGCGCTGACCATTACGGCCAGTAACCGTACCAAAACTTATGGTGATGCGGTAACTTTTACAGGAACAGAGTTTAGTCAGACAGGTTTGATCAATGGTAATACCGTAACGGGTGTAACCTTAAACAGTACCGGTGCGGCAGCTACGGCTGTGGCTTCATTAACCCCGTATCCAATTGTACCAACAGTTGCAGTAGGAGCTGGGTTGGATAACTATGCCATTACTTATGTAAACGGGGGATTGAGCGTAGACCAAAAAGCGCTTACCGTGGTAAACGATAATCGTTCAAAAGCGTATGGTGATGTGCTGACCAATGCTGATTTTACAGGTAGCCTTACCGGTATTGTCAATGGTGACAACATTACCTTAACCAGGAGCAGTACAGGTGAAGTAGCTACCGCAGTAACAGGTACCACTTATCCAATTGTGGCTGCCCTGGCCGATCCGGACAGCAAACTGAGCAATTATACCTTAAACAATCCTGCCGGTACTTTAACGGTAGGAAAGAAAGCCTTAACCATTACGGCCGATAACCGCAATAAAACTTACGGAACGCTGGCTACTTTTGCCGGCACGGAGTTTACTCCGGTAGGTCTGATCAATGGCAATACTGTAACAGGAGTAACTTTAACCAGTACAGGTGCCTCGGCAGCAGCAACAGTTGCAGGTGGCCCATATCCTATTGTACCTACAATAGCCACCGGAACAGGCCTAAACAACTATACCATTACTTATGTAAATGGTAGCTTAGCCATAGATAAACAGAATCTGGTGGTGGTCAATACCGACCGCGCTAAAACTTATGGTGATGTGTTGACCAATACCGATTTTACAGGTAGCCTTACCGGTGTGGTCAATGGCGATAACATTACGTTGACCAGGAACAGTACCGGTGCTATAGCTACGGCTGTAACTGGTACGACTTATCCTATTGTGGCTACCCTGTCCGATCCGGGCAGTAAGCTGGCCAACTATAACCTGACCAATACCAACGGTACTTTAACCGTTGATAAAAAAGCGCTGACCATTACGGCCAGTAACCGTACCAAAACTTATGGTGATGCGGTAACTTTTGCAGGAACAGAGTTTAGTCAGGCAGGTCTGATCAATGGTAATACCGTAACGGGTGTAACCTTAAACAGTACCGGTGCGGCAGCTACGGCTGTGGCCTCAGTAACCCCATATCCAATTGTACCAACAGTTGCAGTAGGAACAGGACTGGACAATTATACCATTACTTATCTAAATGGTGGACTAACCGTTGATAGAAAAGCGTTGACCATTACGGCCAGTAACCGCATTAAAACTTATGGCGATGCGGTAACTTTTGCCGGTACAGAGTTTACTCAGGTAGGACTCATCAATGGCAATACGATAACCGGCGTAACTTTAACTAGTCCCGGAGCTGTTGCCACGGCAACCATAGCAGGTTCAACTTACCCGATTGTACCATCAGCGGCCATAGGAACCGGCTTGGATAGTTATGCTATAACTTATGCCAATGGTACCTTAACTGTAAACAAGAAAGCGTTGACCATTACTGCCGACAACAAAGAGAAGTTTGCAGGAACTGCCAACCCGACATTAACGGCTAGCTACAATGGCTTTGCCAATGGCGAAACCAATACAGTGCTGACCACCCAACCTGCATTAAGTACTACGGCGGTTACAACAAGTCCGATTGGCGATTACCCGATTACTGTGGGGGGGGCTGCTGCAGCTAACTACAACATTAGCTATGTGGCCGGTAACCTCAAAATTAAACCGGGTGCACCAACCAGCATTACGCTTGCCGGTGTTACTTTGTATGAAAACAGTGCTTCTGGCACCAACGCCGGTACACTAAGCAGTACTTCTGATGATCCATCCGCAACTTTTACCTATACCCTTGTTGCAGGAACCGGTGATACTGATAATGCATTGTTTGCCATCAGTGGTAATAAAATCAATACCGCTGCAGTGCTCGACTTCGAAAACAAAGCGACTTATAAAGTGAGGGTTCGTTCGACAACACAATACAACCTTTGGCTGGAGAAAGAATTGACTATCAATTTAACTGATGTCAACGAAATCCCAACCCTTGCTGCAATTGGTAACCAAACCATATGTTTTACTACCACAGCACAAACTGTAGCCTTAACAGGTATCAGTGCTGGCCCTGAAACTGCCCAAACCACGGTTTTAAGTGTAAGCAGCAACAATGCCGGCTTATTTGAAAACCTGACCGTAACAGGCAGCGGAGCAACAGGAACCCTAAACTACCGTATAAAAGCAGGTGCAATTGCCGGAACGGCAACCGTTACCGTAACGGTAAAAGACAATGGCGGTACCGCCAATGGTGGGGTAGATACTTACAGCAGAACTTTTGTGATTACCGTAAATGCTTTACCTGTAGTTTCTATTAACAGCGATAAGGGGCTGCAGATCAGTAAAGGTGAAACGGTACTGTTGACCGCAACCGGTGGCACCAGCTATAGCTGGGCGACAACCAACAGCAGTGCAGGTCCGTTTAATGTGCCAGCGCTTAAAGTAAGGCCAAGTCAAACCACTACTTATACCGTTACGGCTACCAATGCCAGTGGATGTCAGGATGTACAAACCATTACCATAACTGTAGTGGAGGATTATGCGAAAATCAAAGCAACCAATATCCTTTCACCAAATGGAGACGGATACAACGACAAATGGGTGATCGATAACATTGATTTTTATCCAAACAACGAGGTAAAGATTTTTGATAAAGCCGGACGTTTGATGTATAGTAAAAAAGGATATGATAACAGTTGGGACGGAATGCTAAATGGTTTACCTTTAGCTGAAGGGACATATTATTATGTGATTGACTTTGGAACCAGCAGACCAAGATTTAAAGGTTTCATTACCGTTGTAAGACAAGATTAA
- a CDS encoding PorP/SprF family type IX secretion system membrane protein, with product MKIAYRTLLLLVLTGAGNVVKAQLNPLSAQYYTNQYLINPALAGADEGLKLNGAYRKLWSNVPGSPLTQNLTADYGFKKVGIGLTVNNESAGLQRQTRVVGSYAYHLPLSENGHQLHFGVSLGFMSQRLENADIYGNPNDPMVGQYNDRKTYLDGDFGIAYTSGKFNLQASIPNLKSVLKKDVIKLADVATFYTAASYKIGISEGIEGMDIEPKVAYRGVKGFDNIWDAGAQMSIANKQVFLLAMYHSTENATFGLGMDYKKKYLISGTYTTQTSALSAYTNGSFELNLRWNLSK from the coding sequence ATGAAAATTGCATATCGTACGTTGTTGCTCCTGGTGTTGACAGGAGCGGGTAATGTAGTAAAGGCCCAGCTAAATCCCTTGTCTGCCCAGTACTATACCAATCAATACCTGATCAATCCTGCACTGGCAGGAGCAGATGAAGGACTGAAATTAAATGGAGCTTATCGCAAGTTGTGGAGCAATGTACCCGGTTCGCCCTTAACCCAAAACCTGACAGCCGATTATGGTTTTAAAAAGGTAGGTATCGGTTTAACGGTGAATAATGAAAGCGCAGGCTTGCAAAGGCAAACCCGAGTAGTAGGTAGCTATGCTTATCACCTGCCTTTAAGCGAAAACGGGCACCAATTGCATTTTGGGGTTTCATTAGGTTTCATGAGCCAGCGACTGGAAAATGCCGACATCTATGGCAACCCCAACGATCCAATGGTGGGGCAATACAACGATCGCAAAACTTACCTGGATGGTGATTTTGGGATCGCCTATACTTCGGGAAAATTCAACCTGCAGGCCTCAATACCCAATCTCAAAAGTGTCTTAAAAAAGGATGTGATCAAACTGGCCGATGTGGCAACGTTTTATACCGCCGCCAGTTATAAGATTGGTATTAGCGAAGGAATAGAAGGGATGGATATTGAACCTAAAGTAGCTTATCGCGGGGTAAAAGGGTTTGATAACATCTGGGATGCAGGTGCGCAAATGAGCATTGCCAATAAGCAGGTGTTCTTGCTGGCTATGTACCACAGTACGGAAAATGCTACTTTTGGTTTAGGTATGGACTACAAGAAGAAATACTTGATCAGTGGCACCTATACTACACAAACTTCGGCTTTGAGCGCCTATACCAATGGTAGTTTTGAGCTAAATCTGAGGTGGAACCTGAGTAAATAA
- a CDS encoding long-chain fatty acid--CoA ligase, which produces MAATITRVFDLLQYNLEKFPKEEFISGKVKGNWVKYSTQKFCDTVDLLSKGLISTGIGKASRVAVMSHNRPEWNISDFAIMQIGAYQIPLYPTLAEHDIKFILENAEVTIVFAADETIYKKLDAVNQQLKSPVKIYTFDEVPGAENWNVLLKAGESQEQVNLQDYRNGVTAEDILTLIYTSGTTGTPKGVMLTHNNLVKNFENSAVLLPEGIGKGLSFLPLSHIFERMVVYLYMYTGVGVYYAESMDTIVADIQFVKPNVFSTVPRLLEKVYEKIMEKGKALAGIKRGIFFWSVALAEKYEMKTNWFYNFKLNIARKLVFKKWQEALGGNIIVIISGGAALNPRLARIFWAAGMPVFEGYGLTETSPVITVNHFENAMFGTVGPAIAGMEIKIAEDGEVLARGHAIMKGYYMRDDQTAETIDADGWFHTGDIGEIVGGKYLKITDRKKEIFKTAGGKYVAPQTIENKFKETPLVEQVMVLGENRKFPAALIVPNFVALKAWATKKGINYTSDEEMAKNEQVITKFNQIVELTGKDFGKWEQVKRFALLPKAWSIDGGELTPKLSLKRKIILEKNAAIIDKIYADAEGYKG; this is translated from the coding sequence ATGGCTGCAACGATAACAAGAGTATTCGATTTACTGCAATACAACCTCGAGAAGTTTCCAAAAGAAGAATTTATCAGTGGTAAAGTAAAGGGCAATTGGGTAAAATACAGTACCCAAAAGTTTTGCGATACGGTTGATCTGTTGAGTAAAGGTTTAATCAGTACCGGCATTGGCAAGGCTTCCCGTGTCGCGGTCATGTCGCACAACCGCCCCGAGTGGAACATCAGCGATTTCGCCATCATGCAAATTGGTGCTTACCAGATTCCACTATACCCAACCCTGGCCGAACATGACATTAAATTTATCCTCGAAAATGCCGAGGTAACCATCGTTTTTGCAGCCGATGAAACTATATATAAAAAATTGGATGCAGTTAATCAGCAGCTAAAATCACCCGTTAAAATTTATACTTTTGATGAAGTGCCGGGGGCCGAAAACTGGAATGTCCTGCTGAAGGCAGGCGAAAGCCAGGAACAAGTAAATCTGCAGGATTACAGAAACGGTGTAACAGCCGAAGATATTTTAACGCTGATTTATACTTCGGGTACTACAGGTACGCCCAAAGGAGTAATGCTAACCCACAATAATCTGGTCAAAAATTTCGAGAATTCGGCCGTACTACTACCCGAAGGCATTGGAAAAGGACTGAGCTTTTTGCCCCTGTCGCATATTTTTGAGCGCATGGTGGTATACCTTTATATGTATACCGGCGTGGGGGTATACTATGCCGAAAGTATGGACACCATTGTTGCCGATATTCAGTTTGTAAAACCGAATGTGTTCTCAACCGTTCCGCGCTTGCTGGAAAAAGTGTATGAGAAAATTATGGAAAAAGGTAAAGCCCTTGCCGGTATTAAACGGGGCATCTTTTTCTGGTCGGTAGCCCTGGCCGAAAAATATGAGATGAAAACCAACTGGTTTTACAATTTTAAGCTGAACATAGCCCGTAAGCTGGTCTTCAAAAAATGGCAGGAAGCCCTGGGCGGAAACATCATCGTCATCATATCGGGTGGCGCAGCTTTGAATCCCCGCCTTGCCCGCATTTTCTGGGCAGCAGGTATGCCTGTATTTGAAGGCTACGGCCTGACAGAAACCTCGCCGGTAATTACCGTAAATCATTTTGAGAATGCCATGTTCGGAACCGTAGGTCCGGCCATTGCAGGTATGGAAATAAAAATTGCCGAAGATGGCGAAGTGCTGGCCCGTGGTCATGCCATTATGAAAGGCTATTACATGCGCGATGACCAAACCGCCGAAACTATTGATGCCGATGGCTGGTTTCATACCGGCGATATCGGGGAAATAGTTGGTGGTAAATACCTTAAAATTACCGACCGCAAGAAAGAGATATTTAAAACCGCCGGTGGTAAATATGTGGCCCCGCAAACCATCGAAAATAAGTTTAAAGAAACCCCATTGGTAGAGCAGGTAATGGTGCTGGGGGAAAACCGCAAGTTTCCAGCAGCATTGATTGTCCCCAATTTTGTGGCCCTTAAAGCATGGGCAACCAAAAAGGGCATCAATTATACCAGCGATGAGGAAATGGCAAAAAATGAACAGGTGATTACGAAATTTAATCAGATTGTTGAACTAACCGGTAAAGACTTTGGCAAGTGGGAACAGGTAAAACGTTTTGCCTTGCTCCCTAAAGCATGGAGCATTGATGGTGGTGAACTGACGCCGAAACTAAGCTTAAAACGGAAAATTATCCTCGAAAAAAATGCAGCTATTATTGATAAAATCTATGCCGATGCAGAAGGCTATAAGGGTTAA
- a CDS encoding pentapeptide repeat-containing protein, with product MSTEPESVLHQDKTFSNVNYSEKRLDNREFVNCEFVSCDFSKSDLRNNDFVDCRFRDCNFSMTVLDGAGLKDVVFTGCKLLGIDFTRCNKFMLSFEFNNCYLDYSTFFGTKIKKTRFSGGSLKEVDFSEADLSMAVFENCDLLAARFSNTILEKADFRTAFNFSIDPEGNKLKKAKFSVNNLSGLLDKYNLDIND from the coding sequence ATGAGCACAGAGCCAGAGTCGGTATTGCACCAGGACAAGACATTTTCTAATGTAAACTATTCGGAAAAAAGATTAGACAATAGAGAGTTTGTAAACTGTGAGTTTGTGAGCTGCGATTTTAGTAAAAGCGACTTGAGAAATAATGATTTTGTGGATTGTCGTTTCAGGGATTGTAATTTCTCAATGACGGTATTGGATGGGGCAGGACTTAAGGATGTCGTTTTTACAGGGTGTAAGCTGTTGGGGATCGATTTTACCAGATGTAACAAGTTTATGCTGTCGTTTGAATTCAATAATTGTTACCTGGATTACAGCACCTTTTTCGGAACGAAAATCAAGAAAACGCGGTTTTCGGGAGGTTCACTTAAGGAAGTCGATTTCTCAGAAGCTGACTTGTCCATGGCTGTGTTTGAAAATTGCGACCTATTGGCAGCCAGGTTTTCCAATACCATTCTGGAAAAGGCCGATTTTCGAACTGCGTTTAACTTTAGTATAGATCCCGAAGGGAATAAACTCAAAAAAGCAAAGTTTTCGGTAAACAACCTTAGCGGGCTTTTGGATAAATATAATCTGGATATTAACGATTGA